ttaaaaagtggtAAATCTTAAATACTATTGAATAAGGAGTAGCAGgaattatgattattattattttttaattatagacTTAGTATTTCTCGTGTGGCTATGATGCATCATTAGACTGATGGCCCACCTCCACAAGGGGATCTTTTGAAGTGGAGACATGATCACATTTGGCCTCCTCTTTTAGACAGAAGCTCCCAAGGAGccatccttctctttctctctctcctctcctttcctcttctcttctctctctctctctctctctctctctctctctctctctcctccaaaaagccacacacacacacctttctcctcctcttaatttcctcctcctcatcccACAACCTCAACCAAAGAGAAATCACTTTAGCCTTTTCCTTCTCATCACACACCAATCCATCTTTTGATTCAGCAAAGACGAAGATTCAGAAGCAACCTCAGAAGAACttcagaaagagagaaaaaaaaaaagcacaaaagaaagagaaagtgaGCTCCGaataaactctctctctctctctctctctctctctctctctctcctacctTTCATTTCCTCTTTATATACTACGTACACATGGGCACATGGCCCTTTCACCATCTTGATCATATCATCTACTATTATGGGTTCTACACAACACCCTCTTGATCTAGTAAAAACACCACCAAGGTCGATTCGATCTCCTTTTtcctatttcctttttttttttttttttcttgtttcaaaCTTCATCTTTTTGTTTGTGATCGTCCACGTACGTAAACGGACTCTGAATCATCCTATGTTTTACAGTCAGAAAGTTTAAATATACACAACAATCATGGATTCTACTACAAGTGGTAGCGTGCAATCGTcgagtggcggcggcggaggcggcggcagcagaggcggcggtggcggcgacgaAGAGTACACCTCGCAACCCGActtcctctcttctttcttaaccctcccaccaccaccaccaccatcctCCTCCACATCAcacctcctccaccaccaccaccaccaccaccacccttCTCCCTCCTTCGACTCCTTCTCCACCTTCCTCGACCCCCTCCCACACTCTCTCCCTCAAAACCCTAGCCCACCATCCACCAATCCCTTCCCCCATTCCCCCTCACTGTTGCCCAACCCGAGTTGCACCACCACCGCGGCCTCCTCGGGCCAACACCCCGACCAACCGGACCGGCCGGCCGCCCCCGGCCCGGCCCGAGCTTCCAAGAAGCGGCCGAGAGCGTCGCGTCGGCCGCCCACCACCGTGCTCACCACCGACACGTCCAACTTCCGCGCCATGGTGCAAGAATTCACCGGCTTCCCCGCGCcgcctttctcctcctccttcgcccgCCCGCGTCTCGACCTCTTCCAGTCGCCGTATCTTCTCCGGCCCTTTGCCCAAAAAAATCACGCTTCCACATTTGCTCCCATTaatagcagcagcagcggcagcactGCTTCCACTATGGTCGACGCTATTGCTTCTATTGCGAGGAACAGTTTGGTTAATTTGAACACACTTTTAGCTTCAACCAGTGCAACTTCCGCGAGCGTGCCTATCGATCTCCAACACCCAAATCTCCCGTCGTTCGCTTTACAGTCTCAACCGACCATTCCCAAAGAGTTCGCGGTCGGAGATCTCGGAAGCTTCGTCGGATCGGAGAGTCTCATCAAACCGGCCCATCGGACGTCGAACAGTTTGTCAATCTGGGCTGATGGTTTAGGATTAGACGGTGGCGATCGTGATCCATTGATCGGATCAGAATCGGCAGCTGCAAAGAGATCAAACGACGTCGACAAAGGGCGACGGTAACGCCGCAGCGCAGATTTTTCTTCGCAGTATCAAGAGATAAGTATGTTGATAGTAACAGGTGGTGAAATGAAAGAAAGGGAAAGGGTTTAGTGGGTGGAGGAGAATTTGATCTTTGCTTCTACAACACAACCACCACGAATAGTCCGTATAAAAATACATGGCTTTAATTTGCTCCTCTTTTTGTGTATGCTAAGTATATCGTTTCTTTTACTGGATGAGAAGTTCATCTTAAAATGCATCTTCTTAGTAAAAGGACACGCTTTTCCATTCAAAAAAAAGGACAGCTTTTGacaattttgtttgattattacaCGTCTTTATCAAACTATACTAatccattttctctttttatttcctGTGAGAGGCCTAACTAATGTATGTTACATTGTAATAATCACAGTGTACTTTACGtatctatatttcaatttgaGACCTCTCTTCATCTTTCATTTTCCATTACAGTTCTTATGTATAATTAATTCAAGTTAACTAGTCGCGTTTATTCTAATTAATTgatgcttttttgtttttgttttcttttgcattacttggatatttttttaatttttttttagaccGATTGCTATTAGGGGATTGGATCAATTGATGAACAGTCACCTATATATGAACTATTTTTGAAGCTAAGCGTCTAGGATGAGCCCAAGTCCTTTGAATTAATGTTTCGCTAGCTCTAGATAACTGATCTATACTAGGTTATTTTACCATGATGTACCTTATTttactacaatttttttttaagaaaaagtgTAATCAATTAGttatttttatccaaaataGTACAATCAGTTTACGCTTTAGTCATAAGAAATGCACCTGTAATTAGCAGAATATTTAGCTATATATGTTCTAATGTGTAGTATTCATTTTTTGTTGCAGTACAAAGTCTTTCTAGCAGGAAAAGTATTAATGTATTGAATTCTTTGCTGTAGTTTCTTATCTCTGTAGTGGAATCATGAGCTCAAAATCTCATTCTTGTTTACAGCTACAGTAGGATCAACAAAACCTTTCGTTCACCGAATGCTCTAACAGAGATGACCGTGATAGTAGTTGGAAGCATAAATTAAGCCAAAcgaatatttgaagttttgtGTAGAGATATTTTTGCTTCTGCTTTAAGCAACAGTAGTGttcaataaaatatttgttaaagaaaagaaaaatgtgaaGCTTCCACTATCGCAAAATGTATCAGATTTCAAAGTTTCAAATGGAAGTTCTAATGTTGTGCTTCTATTAATTTTACTGTCAAAAGAAATTCTTTTGTTTCTATACCGTCAAGGGGTTTCAAACCTAACCCAACTTAATTTACATGGCTCTTCTCTAACAAATATCCTTGAAGCCTTTTATGAATCATTCAACTTTGCCTAACTCGCACCTAACTTATCCAAAATCCCTTGGCCTAGTTCTTCTAAGTACACTTAAGATGTCACATTACCATAACTCTTCTTGTACGAGCCCGTCTTGTTCATAAAAGTCATCAAATTGGTTGAAGCATACTGgttagataaattaattaaaaaggaaaaattttccACTCAAGGCTAAATTAAGCCTATAAACTTCAATCTAATAGTATATATCAGCTTTACTCTTATCAATCATTTTGTATGAAACTATTTATACATGAATTTGTAACAAATATTTTGTTAAGTAGGTAAAACATGCGCTTGTTGGATtgttggcgctaatcattaattctaaaaactcGAGCCGTTAGAAATATAGAACCAACTCACTTGAAGCTTA
Above is a genomic segment from Ananas comosus cultivar F153 linkage group 15, ASM154086v1, whole genome shotgun sequence containing:
- the LOC109721840 gene encoding leucine-rich repeat extensin-like protein 5 encodes the protein MDSTTSGSVQSSSGGGGGGGSRGGGGGDEEYTSQPDFLSSFLTLPPPPPPSSSTSHLLHHHHHHHHPSPSFDSFSTFLDPLPHSLPQNPSPPSTNPFPHSPSLLPNPSCTTTAASSGQHPDQPDRPAAPGPARASKKRPRASRRPPTTVLTTDTSNFRAMVQEFTGFPAPPFSSSFARPRLDLFQSPYLLRPFAQKNHASTFAPINSSSSGSTASTMVDAIASIARNSLVNLNTLLASTSATSASVPIDLQHPNLPSFALQSQPTIPKEFAVGDLGSFVGSESLIKPAHRTSNSLSIWADGLGLDGGDRDPLIGSESAAAKRSNDVDKGRR